In one window of Mytilus galloprovincialis chromosome 6, xbMytGall1.hap1.1, whole genome shotgun sequence DNA:
- the LOC143078611 gene encoding monomeric sarcosine oxidase-like, translating to MDGRRYFEYIVVGCGGVGSGTLYWLSKKAGIDVLGLEQFELGHHNGGSQDHSRIIRLAYHDNRYTKLTPDSYKAWETVEKESGLQLVYNTGGVQFTRKDEMSHVIDAYAKAMAENNISFERLTGSQLRAKFPQFEIDDTYDTIYQPIAGLVDAALANSVHIQLARANGATVLEHCPVQKIEKLPNGRVLVHTPKGIFQCRRLIVTAGAWINHVLGSIGVHIPVYVTQEQVTYFATPNVKDFTKAKYPIWIYHSSKYDFYGMPMHGNSGSKIGIDAGGPVVSVDTRNYEPDKTREQACIKHLERTIPRSLGPIMYTKTCLYTMTPDRHFVVDDCSKSGWDNVIVCCGAGHAFKFASLLGKILSEMAIDGKTKYLHVDMVLAEMSEIPFLIGMNNLEEPADLNLAEEASN from the exons ATGGACGGCAGAAGGTACTTTGAGTACATTGTTGTCGGCTGTGGTGGAGTTGGTAGTGGGACATTATATTGGCTCTCGAAAAAAGCCGGTATAG ATGTTCTCGGTCTCGAACAGTTTGAACTTGGACACCATAATGGAGGTTCACAGGATCACTCAAGGATCAT ACGATTAGCTTACCACGATAACAGATATACTAAACTTACACCAGATAGCTACAAAGC ATGGGAAACAGTAGAGAAGGAATCCGGTCTACAGTTAGTGTACAACACAGGAGGAGTGCAATTTACCAGAAAAGACGAAATGTCTCACGTCATCGACGCTTATGCTAAAGCAATGGCCGAAAATAATATCAG ttttgaAAGACTAACGGGAAGCCAGCTCAGAGCTAAATTTCCACAGTTTGAAATAGATGACACATACGATACAATTTATCAACCAATAGCTGGACTCGTAGATGCAGCTCTTGCAAACTCTGTTCATATTCAACTTGCTAGAGCCAATGGAGCTACTGTTTTAGAACACTGTCCTGTCCAGAAAATTGAAAAGTTGCCTAATGGAAGAGTACTG GTACATACCCCAAAAGGCATATTTCAGTGTCGTCGTCTAATAGTCACTGCTGGTGCTTGGATAAACCATGTTCTTGGATCTATTGGTGTCCATATACCAGTTTATGTTACACAAGAACAAGTCACATATTTTGCTACACCAAACGTAAAAGATTTTACAAAGGCAAA GTACCCGATATGGATTTATCACTCATCTAAATACGACTTTTATGGGATGCCAATGCATGGTAATTCAGGTAGCAAAATTGGGATAGACGCTGGTGGTCCAGTTGTTTCCGTTGACACACGGAATTATGAACCAGACAAGACAAGAGAACAAGCTTGTATAAAACATCTGGAGAGAACAATACCAAGG tCCCTAGGACCTATAATGTACACTAAGACATGTCTCTACACAATGACACCGGACCGTCATTTTGTTGTGGATGATTGTTCTAAGAGTGGATGGGATAATGTGATCGTCTGTTGTGGAGCTGGTCATGCGTTTAA aTTTGCCAGTCTTTTAGGAAAAATACTCAGTGAAATGGCAATAGATGGCAAAACCAAGTATTTACAT